A genomic segment from Frateuria edaphi encodes:
- a CDS encoding restriction endonuclease subunit S, whose protein sequence is MNSEGFLAALAHAGDGPAQIQQVRKVIIALAISGKLTNFDRAIGSAQVVDVDRSGAFVLAAGGSPRRKKSVVTINQDDLPEGFDEPSRFIRLGSVATIEKGRTGIRGAPPGPYPMVVTAAERMTSDHYDFDGAAAIVPLVSSTGHGRASLHRLHYQEGRFALGTILAAIFPHDPQKLSARFLYEYLTTFKDELLVSRMIGTANVSLSIGKIAEVPVPLVDRSTQKQVDELMALCDQLEAARAQREATRDRLAAASLARLNAPDPDTFPTDARFALDALPALTARPDQIKQLRQTILNLAVRGKLVPQDPSNEPATSLLKKIASLRSKKLEGGYPNEVEARAQLKKSQTQRVPDQLAPPPAGWTWATLMQCSILVVDCKNKTAPYAKSGIRLIRTTNVRDGQMNNIDQRYVDQRTYEEWSARCTPEPGDVLITREAPMGEVCLIPPGERICLGQRMMLARLPDDLMDPRFILYSLQDQRLMDRVQDKPIGATVQHLRVGGVETLLMPVPPLEEQRRIVAKLDELMALCDQLEASLTTGEAARSQLLEALLHEALAPAPTASSEHPRAAVSGYVVSRLAHRRNFGRTAHMKHLYLAESRLGLKLGGRYMREAAGPLDTGIYELEKQAEAAGWYTHNVEKLPSGKEKVSYVPGKALEALVEEGAAVLGPSREEMDRLIDLMGGLTTEQVEIIATLFAAWNDVLIDGHTPDDDWIVKEVREHWHASKRRFAPAELHKWLGWMRQNDVIPLGHPPRTMQQTTMEL, encoded by the coding sequence ATGAATAGCGAAGGCTTTCTTGCTGCTCTAGCTCATGCCGGCGATGGACCTGCGCAGATTCAGCAGGTGCGCAAGGTCATCATCGCACTCGCGATCTCGGGAAAGCTGACGAACTTCGATCGCGCGATCGGTTCCGCACAAGTAGTAGATGTAGATCGGTCAGGCGCTTTCGTCCTGGCGGCGGGAGGATCACCACGCCGAAAGAAATCGGTCGTCACGATCAATCAAGACGATCTCCCAGAGGGCTTTGACGAACCCAGTCGCTTCATTCGTCTGGGCTCAGTGGCAACGATTGAAAAGGGGCGCACCGGCATCAGAGGAGCGCCACCCGGACCGTACCCGATGGTCGTCACCGCTGCCGAACGGATGACGAGCGATCACTATGACTTCGACGGTGCCGCTGCAATCGTGCCGCTGGTGTCTTCCACAGGACATGGCAGGGCAAGCTTGCACCGCCTTCACTATCAAGAGGGGCGGTTCGCGTTAGGCACCATTCTTGCGGCGATCTTCCCTCACGATCCGCAAAAGCTATCGGCTCGCTTTCTCTACGAATATCTGACGACTTTCAAGGATGAACTACTCGTCTCGCGCATGATCGGTACAGCAAATGTCTCGCTAAGCATCGGGAAAATAGCTGAAGTCCCTGTGCCACTTGTCGACCGCTCGACCCAGAAGCAGGTCGACGAGCTGATGGCGCTGTGCGACCAGCTGGAAGCGGCGCGGGCGCAGCGCGAGGCCACGCGCGACCGGCTGGCCGCGGCAAGCCTGGCCCGCCTGAACGCGCCCGATCCGGACACCTTCCCCACCGACGCCCGCTTCGCCCTCGACGCCCTCCCGGCCCTCACCGCCCGCCCTGACCAGATCAAGCAACTTCGCCAAACCATCCTCAACCTCGCCGTCCGCGGCAAGCTCGTACCGCAAGACCCTTCGAACGAGCCGGCAACATCCTTGCTGAAAAAAATTGCCTCACTTCGATCCAAGAAGCTTGAAGGGGGCTATCCGAATGAAGTTGAAGCTCGTGCCCAACTTAAAAAGTCGCAAACGCAACGTGTGCCGGATCAGCTAGCTCCGCCTCCCGCTGGTTGGACATGGGCGACATTGATGCAGTGCTCGATCCTTGTCGTTGACTGCAAGAACAAGACTGCGCCTTACGCGAAATCCGGCATTCGCTTGATCCGAACAACGAACGTGCGCGATGGCCAGATGAACAACATCGACCAGAGGTATGTTGACCAGCGTACATACGAGGAGTGGAGCGCCAGGTGCACACCCGAACCAGGCGACGTGTTGATAACCCGGGAGGCCCCCATGGGCGAGGTCTGCCTGATTCCTCCGGGCGAAAGAATATGTCTCGGCCAGCGAATGATGCTTGCTCGCTTGCCAGACGACTTGATGGATCCGCGCTTCATTCTCTATTCACTCCAAGACCAGCGACTGATGGATCGGGTTCAAGACAAGCCTATCGGAGCAACGGTTCAGCATCTCCGCGTGGGTGGCGTTGAAACACTGCTTATGCCAGTCCCTCCTCTAGAGGAGCAACGCCGTATCGTCGCCAAGCTCGACGAGCTGATGGCGCTGTGCGACCAACTGGAAGCCAGCCTCACCACCGGCGAAGCCGCCCGCAGCCAGTTGCTCGAAGCGTTGCTGCATGAGGCGCTTGCTCCCGCTCCCACAGCAAGTAGCGAACATCCACGCGCCGCCGTGAGTGGCTACGTGGTCTCGCGTCTCGCCCACAGGCGGAACTTCGGCCGTACGGCGCACATGAAGCACCTCTATCTGGCCGAGTCGCGCCTCGGCCTGAAGCTGGGAGGCCGCTACATGCGCGAAGCAGCCGGCCCACTGGATACCGGCATCTACGAGTTGGAGAAGCAGGCGGAGGCCGCTGGCTGGTACACCCACAACGTCGAAAAGCTTCCCTCCGGCAAGGAGAAGGTGAGCTACGTGCCCGGCAAGGCTCTCGAGGCTTTGGTCGAAGAAGGCGCCGCCGTGCTTGGACCTTCGCGCGAGGAGATGGATCGGCTGATCGATCTCATGGGCGGTTTGACGACCGAGCAGGTCGAGATCATCGCCACGCTTTTTGCCGCCTGGAACGACGTCCTAATCGATGGCCACACCCCGGATGACGACTGGATCGTCAAAGAGGTACGCGAGCACTGGCACGCCAGCAAGCGGCGCTTCGCGCCAGCCGAGCTGCACAAATGGCTGGGGTGGATGCGTCAGAACGACGTGATCCCGCTCGGCCACCCGCCTCGCACGATGCAACAAACCACGATGGAGCTTTGA
- a CDS encoding AAA family ATPase, whose translation MAFSTDDTLWREFLQVWPLERLRTMTLAEYTTAGDKDCFVYWLEFRLIDYGSIAGGSAFKFGIFSRKDTVAREGDTSLAYDEHYGWYRRFGKSPEEAFQAIRGHVVAVAEAARDGRLDEIDSSPLGAAYRWKVAFHYQPLQNPSIPCVYVRKPLLHFLGLPASDSTTAQSDLYRSLAKLRQADESIFAFSERLWKDWVANTPFVVRLSEGAIKNGYLAVNLISAPFPETMYGGKTPADAADTAHFRTDSGLEFDTDIRVVGPGSGRLRHRLGSYFKDIGAAAGDVITIIQDGDGTYQLFSKVANHTAGPVVPVAATSTPTSAKETTTERPPLNQILFGPPGTGKTYQAIEKALEILDPSFLLRLGYDESDERRKELKQRYDELANEGLVQFVTFHQSFSYENFVEGLSASSDPDTRQIRYDVEDGVFKELCASARTRLVRKSEDAPLELSERRIWKLSLGDANTEGHIYEECMEKGLALMGFGNNADFSKCQSREDIQRVFAASGEPLSLGDYPITAINTFVRQMKKGDLVVVSEGNLKLRAIGEITGDYQVVAREDDNYSQARTVRWLRAYKPGLPYGALMEKRFQQKTTYELHRGSINHDKLRALLKAEDSAAFADHPRVLIIDEINRGNVSRIFGELITLIEPSKRAGAAEALEVLLPYSKDPFSVPDNVYLIGTMNTADRSLAGLDIALRRRFVFVEMPPRPDKLTGIKVAGIDVSAVLETMNRRIEILLDRDHQLGHAYFMSLENSNDLSRLSSIFRQQVIPLLQEYFFEDWQRIAWVLNDHRKEKGFRFVVPAGYPMDSLFGDTGELVPDAKAWRLDEEAFDKPQSYLGILGGVKG comes from the coding sequence ATGGCCTTCAGCACGGACGACACGTTGTGGCGCGAATTTCTCCAGGTTTGGCCGCTCGAACGGCTCCGCACCATGACTCTGGCCGAGTACACCACGGCGGGTGACAAGGACTGCTTCGTCTATTGGCTGGAGTTCCGGTTGATCGATTACGGCAGCATCGCCGGGGGCTCCGCGTTCAAGTTCGGGATCTTCTCCCGCAAGGACACCGTGGCGCGCGAGGGTGACACCTCGCTGGCTTACGACGAGCACTACGGCTGGTACCGCCGATTCGGCAAGTCGCCCGAAGAGGCATTTCAGGCGATCCGTGGCCACGTGGTCGCCGTGGCCGAGGCTGCTCGTGATGGCCGCCTCGACGAGATCGACAGCAGCCCGCTCGGCGCGGCCTATCGCTGGAAAGTTGCCTTTCACTATCAGCCGCTGCAGAACCCGAGCATTCCCTGCGTATACGTACGCAAGCCTCTTCTGCACTTTCTCGGCCTACCCGCGTCGGATAGCACGACCGCTCAAAGTGACCTCTACCGATCGCTAGCGAAGTTGCGCCAGGCGGACGAGAGCATCTTCGCGTTCAGCGAACGGCTCTGGAAAGACTGGGTGGCCAACACACCGTTTGTCGTGAGGCTGAGCGAGGGGGCCATCAAGAACGGCTACCTCGCTGTCAATCTCATATCCGCTCCCTTCCCCGAGACCATGTACGGCGGCAAGACGCCAGCGGACGCCGCCGACACGGCACATTTCCGCACTGACTCCGGGCTTGAGTTCGACACCGACATACGCGTTGTAGGGCCCGGCAGTGGTCGACTGCGCCATCGATTAGGCAGCTACTTCAAGGACATTGGTGCAGCCGCAGGTGACGTCATCACCATTATTCAGGACGGCGATGGGACGTACCAGTTGTTTTCAAAGGTGGCGAACCATACAGCCGGGCCGGTGGTACCGGTCGCAGCAACCTCCACCCCTACCTCGGCGAAAGAGACCACGACCGAGCGGCCTCCTTTGAACCAGATCCTTTTTGGACCGCCGGGAACGGGAAAGACCTACCAGGCCATCGAGAAGGCCCTGGAAATCCTCGACCCTTCATTCCTATTGCGGTTGGGCTACGACGAAAGCGACGAGCGCCGCAAGGAACTCAAGCAGCGCTACGACGAACTGGCAAACGAGGGGCTTGTGCAGTTCGTGACGTTCCACCAGAGCTTCAGCTACGAGAACTTCGTCGAGGGCCTGAGCGCCAGCTCTGATCCGGATACCAGGCAGATTCGCTATGACGTGGAAGACGGCGTCTTCAAAGAGCTTTGTGCGTCCGCCCGTACGCGGCTGGTACGCAAGAGCGAGGACGCCCCACTGGAACTTTCGGAACGGCGCATCTGGAAGTTGTCGTTGGGCGACGCCAACACCGAGGGACACATCTACGAAGAGTGCATGGAGAAAGGCCTTGCCCTGATGGGCTTTGGCAACAATGCAGACTTCTCTAAGTGCCAATCCCGCGAAGATATCCAGAGGGTGTTTGCCGCCTCCGGTGAACCGCTTTCGCTTGGCGATTACCCAATCACGGCCATCAACACGTTTGTCCGCCAGATGAAGAAGGGCGACCTCGTTGTCGTGAGCGAAGGCAACTTGAAGCTCCGCGCCATAGGCGAAATTACCGGCGACTATCAGGTGGTCGCTCGTGAAGATGACAACTACTCTCAGGCGCGGACCGTACGCTGGCTTCGCGCCTATAAGCCCGGCCTACCCTACGGCGCGTTGATGGAGAAACGCTTCCAACAAAAGACGACCTATGAACTGCACCGGGGCTCCATCAACCACGACAAGCTGCGGGCACTGCTGAAGGCGGAGGACAGCGCGGCGTTTGCCGATCATCCACGTGTATTGATCATCGACGAGATCAACCGAGGCAATGTCTCGCGAATCTTCGGCGAGCTGATTACGCTGATCGAACCCTCCAAGCGCGCAGGTGCTGCCGAGGCGCTGGAGGTCTTGCTGCCCTATTCGAAAGATCCATTCAGCGTGCCGGATAACGTGTACCTGATCGGCACCATGAATACGGCAGACCGTTCGCTGGCGGGCCTCGACATAGCGCTTCGTCGACGCTTCGTCTTCGTGGAAATGCCGCCCAGGCCGGACAAGCTGACCGGCATCAAGGTGGCCGGGATCGACGTGTCGGCTGTCCTCGAGACGATGAACCGCCGCATCGAGATCCTGCTCGATCGCGATCACCAGCTCGGGCATGCCTATTTCATGTCGCTCGAGAACAGCAACGACTTGTCGAGGCTGTCGAGCATCTTCCGACAACAGGTCATCCCGCTGCTTCAGGAGTACTTCTTCGAGGACTGGCAGCGCATCGCGTGGGTACTGAACGACCATCGCAAGGAGAAGGGATTCCGTTTCGTCGTGCCCGCCGGGTATCCCATGGACTCGTTGTTTGGCGACACCGGGGAGTTGGTACCGGACGCCAAAGCGTGGCGATTGGACGAAGAAGCCTTCGACAAGCCGCAGAGCTATCTGGGCATTCTCGGTGGCGTCAAGGGCTGA
- a CDS encoding McrC family protein, whose translation MREHVVVREYARLTTSAVTDASLDVARVPESAFDWLCRESARLQRSGAALVQVDDRRWLRLDSYVGVIETPCGTRIEILPKTAEHGDNREAARRLLRKMLARCLDVPTRETSPTDIQTFDAPLTEWVMGQFLHSLDRLVKRGLRFDYHRVQEEQRFLRGRLDLPRQLRQPPGRDHLFQIEHDVFDADRPENRLLCSALDRVCRLTRDAGNWRLAHELATFLAPVPRSRNVNDDFRRWRTDRLLAHYQPARPWCALILGEHTPLSVLGGWHGTSLLFPMEKIFERYVEACLRKTLPPDATLKTQASSGYLCRHNSQNWFQLKPDFLIKQGEQTWVLDTKWKLLDQSLGNTKEKYRLSQSDFYQLFAYGHRYLPAAGQMLLIYPMTTRFDLPLPIFTYSQELHLRVVPFDLEKGRIAVGPGEAWRLPWVREFA comes from the coding sequence GTGCGAGAGCACGTCGTCGTCAGGGAATACGCTCGGCTAACCACGTCCGCCGTTACCGATGCGTCGCTCGACGTGGCCCGCGTACCGGAATCGGCCTTCGACTGGCTGTGCAGGGAAAGCGCTCGACTGCAGAGGTCGGGCGCTGCGCTGGTACAGGTGGACGATCGCCGCTGGTTGCGGCTGGACAGCTACGTTGGCGTGATTGAGACCCCTTGCGGCACGCGCATCGAAATCCTCCCGAAGACAGCGGAACACGGGGACAACCGCGAGGCGGCCCGCAGGTTGCTGCGCAAGATGCTGGCTCGTTGCCTCGATGTACCTACCCGTGAGACGTCGCCGACCGACATCCAGACCTTCGACGCGCCACTCACCGAATGGGTAATGGGCCAGTTCCTGCATTCGCTGGACCGGCTGGTCAAGCGCGGCCTGCGCTTCGACTACCACCGCGTGCAGGAGGAGCAGCGCTTTCTGCGCGGGCGGCTGGACCTACCACGCCAACTCCGCCAGCCGCCGGGACGTGACCACCTGTTTCAGATCGAGCACGACGTATTCGACGCCGACCGCCCCGAGAACCGGTTGCTGTGCTCGGCGCTGGATCGCGTCTGCCGGCTTACCCGCGACGCCGGCAATTGGCGCCTGGCGCACGAGCTGGCGACTTTCCTCGCACCGGTACCCCGCAGCCGAAACGTCAACGACGACTTCCGTCGTTGGCGCACTGATCGGTTGCTGGCGCACTACCAGCCAGCACGCCCATGGTGCGCGCTGATTCTTGGCGAGCACACCCCGTTATCGGTATTGGGCGGGTGGCATGGCACCAGCTTGCTTTTCCCGATGGAAAAGATTTTTGAACGCTACGTGGAAGCCTGCCTGCGCAAGACCCTGCCGCCGGACGCGACGCTCAAGACGCAGGCATCCAGTGGGTATCTGTGCCGGCACAACAGTCAGAACTGGTTCCAGCTCAAACCCGACTTCCTCATCAAACAGGGCGAGCAAACCTGGGTTCTGGACACGAAATGGAAGCTGCTCGATCAGTCTTTGGGCAACACCAAGGAGAAGTACAGACTCAGTCAGTCCGACTTTTACCAGCTGTTTGCGTATGGCCACCGTTACCTGCCTGCCGCAGGACAGATGCTGCTGATCTATCCCATGACGACCCGCTTCGACCTTCCCTTGCCGATCTTCACTTACTCCCAAGAGCTGCATCTGAGGGTAGTGCCGTTTGATCTTGAGAAAGGACGCATCGCAGTAGGGCCGGGAGAGGCTTGGCGTCTACCTTGGGTTCGCGAGTTCGCGTGA